One genomic segment of Alkalinema sp. FACHB-956 includes these proteins:
- the egtC gene encoding ergothioneine biosynthesis protein EgtC: MCRILGYLGEPVQLDQLLLEPDHSLMVQSYQPKEMTAGLLNADGFGVGWYHATKAAEPYTYRSIQPIWSDLNLANLSRYVESGCILANVRSATPGLAVDLSNCQPFQSGNLLFVHNGYIEQFRQTLYRPIRDRLSDRAYQSIHGLTDSEHIFALFLDAFSVSANLTDALTHTLKELVQLSQDHNTHFSANIIISDGQQMVASRYASRAIVPTLYWLQEKKATLIASEPCHAGDWQALDELSVLTINHDRSMATASLNLL, from the coding sequence ATGTGCCGAATTCTGGGTTACCTAGGCGAACCTGTCCAACTGGATCAACTCCTGCTCGAACCCGACCACTCCTTGATGGTGCAGAGTTACCAACCCAAGGAAATGACCGCTGGTTTACTCAATGCCGATGGGTTTGGAGTCGGGTGGTACCATGCAACCAAAGCTGCCGAACCCTACACCTATCGCAGCATCCAGCCCATTTGGAGCGACTTGAATTTAGCGAACCTCAGCCGCTATGTGGAATCGGGCTGCATTCTTGCCAATGTCCGCAGCGCCACCCCCGGCCTTGCGGTGGATCTCAGCAACTGCCAGCCCTTCCAATCCGGCAATCTTCTCTTCGTTCACAACGGCTACATCGAGCAATTTCGCCAAACCCTCTATCGCCCTATCCGAGATCGCCTCTCCGATCGGGCCTACCAATCCATCCACGGCCTCACCGATTCCGAACATATTTTTGCGCTATTTCTCGATGCATTCTCAGTCAGCGCTAATCTAACGGATGCATTAACCCATACATTGAAAGAACTGGTGCAATTGAGCCAGGATCACAACACCCATTTTTCTGCCAATATCATCATCAGCGATGGTCAACAAATGGTGGCCTCTCGCTATGCCAGTCGGGCGATCGTGCCCACCCTCTATTGGCTCCAGGAAAAAAAGGCAACTTTGATTGCTTCAGAACCTTGCCATGCAGGGGATTGGCAAGCTTTAGATGAATTGAGTGTATTAACCATTAACCATGATCGATCGATGGCTACCGCATCCCTCAATCTCCTGTAA
- the clpP gene encoding ATP-dependent Clp endopeptidase proteolytic subunit ClpP, with the protein MPLRPQTPLPRYNREQFNDRERDAMIPTVIEQSGRGERAFDIYSRLLRERIVFLGSAVDAEVANLIVAQLLFLESEDPEKDIYLYINSPGGSVSAGMGIYDTIKQLRPDVCTICVGFAASMGAFLLSAGTHGKRMSLPHSRIMIHQPLGGAQGQATDIEIQAKEILYIKSRLNELLAGHTGQPLSKIQEDTERDFFMSAEEAKEYGLIDQVIRRQPSASQPTLVQ; encoded by the coding sequence ATTCCTCTACGCCCCCAAACTCCCCTCCCTCGCTACAATAGAGAACAGTTCAACGATCGCGAGAGAGACGCCATGATTCCAACCGTAATTGAACAATCCGGTCGCGGGGAACGCGCCTTTGACATTTACTCGCGTCTGTTGCGCGAACGTATTGTTTTTCTGGGTTCCGCTGTAGATGCGGAGGTTGCCAACCTGATTGTGGCGCAACTGCTGTTCCTAGAGTCTGAGGATCCTGAAAAAGATATCTACCTCTACATCAACTCCCCCGGTGGCTCTGTATCCGCTGGGATGGGCATTTACGACACCATTAAACAACTGCGCCCGGACGTTTGCACCATCTGCGTCGGCTTTGCAGCCAGTATGGGAGCTTTCCTCCTCAGCGCCGGAACCCATGGGAAACGCATGAGCTTGCCCCACTCTCGCATCATGATCCACCAGCCCCTCGGCGGTGCCCAAGGTCAAGCGACGGATATTGAAATCCAAGCCAAGGAAATCCTTTACATCAAGTCCCGCCTCAACGAACTCCTGGCGGGTCATACTGGCCAGCCCCTGTCCAAGATCCAAGAAGACACCGAGCGCGACTTTTTCATGTCCGCTGAGGAAGCAAAGGAATACGGACTAATTGACCAAGTGATTCGTCGGCAACCCTCTGCGTCCCAACCGACGCTGGTTCAGTAG
- a CDS encoding SUMF1/EgtB/PvdO family nonheme iron enzyme yields the protein MGFSTEAGVTPESLRQWFRQSMEQCRSLTLQLFEAIDRETLCCYAHPDFSPIGWHLGHIGYTEALWILEQLAQQPRPWPELRRLYAQDGLPKRDRVHLPDLPDILAYLQTIRDRVFAYLDQAPVTEQARLWHFLLQHESQHCETIAIILALQGQGFRSRPPLTAASNLFPKQVTIPAGPFAMGLDGPQVIDNESPRHWVDLPDYSIDAYPVTQGQYRAFIESGGYQRSEFWHPDGWQWLQTQAQTAPIAQPRYWVDNPAYDCHPVCGVSWYEADAYARFTGQRLPTEAEWEKAANWDGVKGVSRSFPWGEAWPTGDRANHSHHFANTTPVNQFQASQSAGGCVDLLGNVWEWTSSWFDGYGGFEPFPYRGYSQAYFDQAHRVLKGGSWATRPWAMRNSFRNWYHPWVREIFAGFRCVRDR from the coding sequence TTGGGATTTTCCACCGAAGCAGGGGTCACTCCGGAATCCCTGCGACAATGGTTCCGGCAATCCATGGAACAATGCCGATCGCTGACGTTGCAACTGTTTGAGGCCATCGATCGGGAAACGCTATGTTGCTATGCCCACCCAGACTTTAGCCCGATCGGGTGGCACTTGGGTCACATTGGCTACACTGAAGCCCTGTGGATTTTGGAACAGCTGGCGCAACAACCGCGACCCTGGCCAGAATTACGGCGACTCTATGCCCAGGATGGTTTACCCAAGCGCGATCGCGTCCATTTACCGGACTTACCCGACATTTTGGCCTACCTGCAAACCATTCGCGATCGGGTCTTTGCCTATCTCGACCAAGCCCCGGTTACGGAACAGGCTCGTCTCTGGCATTTCCTGCTGCAACATGAAAGCCAACATTGCGAAACGATCGCCATTATTCTCGCTCTCCAGGGCCAAGGATTTCGATCGCGCCCACCGCTGACAGCAGCATCCAACCTATTCCCTAAGCAGGTAACAATTCCCGCAGGCCCATTTGCCATGGGACTCGATGGCCCCCAAGTGATCGACAACGAATCGCCCCGCCATTGGGTTGATCTGCCGGATTACAGCATTGACGCCTATCCCGTCACCCAAGGGCAATACCGCGCATTTATCGAATCCGGTGGATACCAACGATCGGAGTTCTGGCATCCCGACGGCTGGCAATGGTTGCAAACGCAAGCCCAAACAGCCCCGATCGCCCAACCCCGTTACTGGGTAGACAATCCGGCCTACGACTGCCATCCCGTCTGCGGGGTCAGTTGGTACGAAGCCGATGCCTATGCCCGATTTACGGGTCAACGCCTGCCCACGGAAGCGGAATGGGAAAAAGCCGCCAATTGGGATGGGGTTAAGGGAGTCAGTCGATCGTTTCCCTGGGGGGAAGCTTGGCCAACGGGCGATCGGGCCAACCACAGCCACCACTTTGCTAACACCACGCCAGTTAACCAATTCCAGGCATCCCAGAGCGCTGGGGGCTGTGTTGACTTACTGGGGAATGTGTGGGAATGGACGAGTTCCTGGTTCGATGGCTATGGCGGGTTTGAGCCGTTCCCCTATCGCGGCTATTCCCAAGCCTACTTCGACCAAGCCCACCGGGTACTCAAAGGCGGCAGTTGGGCCACCCGCCCCTGGGCCATGCGCAATTCCTTCCGCAATTGGTACCACCCTTGGGTACGGGAAATCTTTGCAGGCTTCCGTTGTGTGCGCGATCGCTAA
- a CDS encoding L-threonylcarbamoyladenylate synthase, producing the protein MPSVALSAFLEAARSGQHLLSFPTDTVPALAAKPEAAPLIYQAKERSFDKPLILMAGDMDDLWPYLLGSETDRATWQQTMEHYFPGALTLVLPASDRVPPQMNPRSPGTIGVRVPDNTVARSILRQTGPLATTSVNKSGQPALLDLTTIAQEFPEVFLPSPDALAELQATPADLTASGIPSTVIRWTGTTWEVLRQGAIVVPIQS; encoded by the coding sequence ATGCCTTCTGTCGCACTTTCTGCCTTCCTTGAAGCGGCCCGATCGGGTCAACACCTCCTCAGCTTCCCCACGGATACCGTTCCAGCCCTCGCTGCCAAACCCGAAGCAGCCCCCTTGATCTACCAAGCCAAGGAACGTAGTTTTGACAAACCCTTGATCCTCATGGCTGGGGACATGGATGATCTCTGGCCCTATCTGCTAGGCTCCGAGACCGATCGCGCCACCTGGCAGCAAACCATGGAGCACTACTTCCCCGGTGCCCTTACCCTGGTGCTACCCGCCAGCGATCGCGTGCCTCCGCAGATGAATCCCCGCAGCCCTGGCACGATCGGCGTCCGAGTGCCCGATAATACCGTCGCCCGATCGATTCTGCGTCAAACTGGTCCCCTGGCGACCACCAGCGTGAATAAATCCGGTCAACCGGCCCTGCTGGATCTCACCACGATCGCCCAGGAATTCCCCGAGGTGTTTCTGCCTTCCCCAGACGCACTCGCTGAACTGCAAGCCACCCCCGCCGATCTGACGGCTTCCGGCATTCCCTCCACGGTCATCCGCTGGACAGGCACCACCTGGGAAGTCCTGCGCCAAGGTGCGATCGTAGTTCCCATCCAGTCCTAA